A segment of the Methanothermococcus thermolithotrophicus DSM 2095 genome:
CAATCATTCGCTTAATTACAACTGATAATGTATAGATAATATAACCAATCTGTTTAGTACTTAATCTATAAAAATTATTGGTCTTTTAACTCATAACCTTCCAATTCATATAAAAAAATCTCTGCCTTGTTTTTTAATATTTCCACAGAGGATCTCAAAATATCTTCAGAGTCCATGTTTCCAAAAGATTCGACCAAAAACTCAACTTCATCTTCATCTGTTTGTTTATAAACAACATTACATGGCTGCCATTTGGCATGGATCTTTCCAATACCTACCAAAGCCTCACATTCCAACTCTACTTTTTGCCCTTCAGACAGCTTAACTATTGGAATGTTTTCAAATGCAACTTCACCAACTTCAGATTTTAAATCTGAAGAATAAACCGTACAAGGGCCCTCTTTAACAAGTGTGAAGGTTATTACTTCATCATTACTAACTGGTTTCCCCTTGATCGGAATTAAACCTAATCTATGGGCCAATACTTCATCGTACATTGAGGAAGTATTTTCATAAATATATACATTTTCAACTGCATAAGTAGGAACTTCAGATATCATGATCCTCCTTACTGCACTAGAAAAAGATAAGGGAGCTTTTAATTTAAACTTAAGTGATTCCCCTATCTTTGTTTTTTCTTTTTGAACATCATTAATCAAATAGATCACCAATTATCTATTCTTTCTTTTTGGTGTAGTTCCGTCATGAGGGATTGGTGTTGCATCTTCGATTCTTCCAATTCTAATTCCGGCCCTTGATAATGCCCTAATAGCAGCCTGTGCACCTGGACCAGGGTTTTTTGATTTTTGTCCACCTGCAGCCCTAACTTTTACGTGAACGTGATCTATACCTTTTTCTCTTATTAAGTCAGCTATTTTGAAAGCAGCCTGCATTGCTGCGTAAGGGGATGATTCATCTCTCTGGTTTCTTACAATCATACCACCGGAAATCTTAGCGATTGTTTCCGCCCCGGTTATGTCTGTAACGTGTATGATCGTGTTGTTGTATGATGCATAAATATGTACTACGCCCCATTTTTCACTCATCTAATCACCTTATTGATTTTCTTCTTCGCTAACGGCATTTGTTCTCTCAGGATGGTTTTCGGATGCTAGCGGGGAGTTTGGAACATATGATATAGTGTCTTCCTCACTTACTGGAACTAAGTAGCTTGGTGAAGTAACCCCTCTTCCGTTTACCGCTATATGTCCGTGTACGATGAATTGTCTAGCTTGTTTTGGTGTTTTTGCGAGACCTTTTTTGAATACAAGTGTTTGTAATCTTCTTTCCAATATGCATTCAACATCTAATGAGAGAACGTCATCTAATGTAGGGTCTTCTTTAGACAATATACCGTATCTTTTTAAAACATTGAATAACTGAACGGCTTCTTTTGCACCTTGTTTTGTGGTGTCGCTAATTAAGGTTCTAGCTTTACCTCTGTAGTTTCTTAATTTTGTTTCCATTTTCCAGAATTCTTTCTTGTTTACTAAGCCGTATTTCCTACATAATTCGTGTTCTCTTTTAATCCTATCTCCAATCCATGGATGGTTAGGAGTATCATACTTTTTACTTAATCTCCTTGGATCTCCCATGTTTTTCACCTTCTTTAATTTAATTTACTTTTTTAATTTATTTCCTCCTCTTAACACCAACTGTTGTACCGTGTCTGAATGAACCTCTTGTTCTTTGTCCTCTACATGGTAATCTCAATTCGTGTCTTATACCTCTGTAGCATCTTATCTTTTTCATTGTGGTTATATCCTCTTGGACAGCAAGCATCAAGTCTGTTTCAATTAAGTGTTTATCCACACCTGAATAAACATCTTTTCTTCTGTTAAACATCCATGATGGGATTCCATGTTTCGCAGGATCTAATAAAACATCCTCTATTTTTTTAACATCCTCATCAGATAAGTAACCTGCTTGTTGTTTTCCATCTAATCCGGTTACTCTTAATATGGCTTTAGCCATAGCCCTACCAATACCTGCTATATCTTGTAAAACATATTCTAATGGATATTGACCTTCAACATCGGTTTTTGAAATCCTAATTCTGTGTCTAAATTCTGTCTGAGTCAAGTTTGCACCTCCAGAGATAATCGTGTTTAGTGACTGAAATAATGAAATTAAAAAAAATAAGTGGCGCAGAGGGGGGGATTTGAACCCCCGCGGGGCAGTGCCCCATGGGATTTCCAGTCCCACGCCTTTCCAGGCTAGACTACCTCTGCTCGATCATAATGTCTAGACTAATAGTATGTTATTATTTCAGTCACTTTCTCGTGTTTTTTTACCAACCAATATCTTGGCAATTTCATTTATATATGTTTCGATTTGTGTATAACACATATATAAATTAAATATTCGTATTTCTGCCTCGTGTTTCATATCGGATGATTTTCAGTATAAATAACGATATTATAGTATATATCCTTTTCTATTTTATGATCACTTATTGATACATTAGTACTGTAAATACACTAATTATATACACCTGGTTGTTTGCGGATTTACGTAGTCATTCAGTAAATAAATTTTTGAAATAACAATAAATTATGCGTGAAAAATAAATAAAGTATGATTATACTTTTAATTTCATTGAAGATTGTGATCATCGAACGAAAGTTCGAGCTACAGAATTCAAAGATTTTATCTAATTTATAACGCAAAATAATATAAAAATTAAAACAAACCTTAATAAACGTACTTTCTCAAAATAAGATGGTTAAAAAATACCTATAAAATGAGGGTGAATTCGTGAAAAAAGCACTTATAATTATCTCAATATTTGCACTGATACTTGGTTTTGTATCGGTAACATTTGCCGATACCTACACTGGAGTGAACGCTTTCAACAGTAAAGCCATTATGACAATTATTATACTTATCATGGTAGCTGTCCTATTTCTTACAGATGCTTTGCCGCTACCAATAACTGCAATGCTTGCTCCAATTACACTTAGTTTTCCAGGTATTGACATACTAACAAGTGCAGATGCATTTAAAGAGTTTGGTAATAAATGGGTAGTTTTATTCATGGCCGCATTTATAATTGGCGAAGCAGTTTTTAAAACAGGGTTTGCCGATAAAGTAGGTAGGGCCACAGTTAAAGCGGCAAATGCCAGCCAGCTTAAATTAACAATTTTAATAATGATCACTATAGGTTTTATGTCTGCATTTTTGTCAAATACGGGGACCATTGCGGTTTTTATCCCCATAGTCATTGGTATCTGCGCATCTGCAAACATAAAACCAGGTAAAATTTTAATGCCAATGGCATTTGCTGCATCCTTGGGAGGTACTATGACCCTAGTTGGTACCCCTCCTAACGCGATTGTAAATAGTGCATTAGAAAGCGCAGGTTTGGAACCATTTGGTTTTTTTGAATTTGCCAAAATCGGTGCTATTTTATTTATTGCAGGTGTTCTTTACCATGCATTAATAGGTTACAGATTATTGCCAGATACCGACCCCATTACAAAATCATTTGAAAACAAGCGTTTAGAATACCGTACTGAAAAAATGTGGATTTCTGTTGCAATACTTGTGTTCGTTATATTAATGACAGCCACTAAGATGATACCGTTAGTAACTGCCTTTATGTTAGGTGCATGTTTAGCAGTATCTACCGGATGCATTACTATGAAGGAAGCATTTGATAGCATTTCTTGGACTACAATCTTTCTGTTTGCAGGAATGATTCCACTAGGTACTGCTATGAACACTACAGGAGCTGCAAAATTAATAGCCGATATAGTGGTCTCCCATGTTGGTAGTCCAATTGCCCTTTTAGCAGCTACCTTTATAATTACTGCAATAGTTACAAACTTCATGTCCAATACTGCAACCACAGTTCTAATGACCCCAATTGGAATTGCATTAGCCAATGGATTTGGTGTTAATCCAGAACCTATAGTTATAGGCATAGCCATGGCAGCTTCAGCCTGTTTCCTGACACCAATCGCCACACCACCTAATACCATAGTTTTAGAGTATGGAGGATACAAATTTATAGACTATCTAAAAGCGGGCTGGATACTACAAGTTATAGTTGCGATTTTGAGCATAACATTAATTCCAATAATTTGGCCATTTTAAAAAAGAAGCAATAAACAATGACTAAAAATAAAATATTAAAAAAGTAAAATGTAAAAATACTTCCTTACCTTCTTCTTCTATTATTGTTGTGGAAAGGTCTGTTTTTTCTTCTTTTATCTGTACGAACTTCCCTTATTTCATTATATTTTTCCTTATTCAATTCATCCTGGAATGAATATTTTAAGAGAGCGGCTAAAACTTTTTCAGCATCATCTACGTTCAGCATGTCCTGTGCAAGTTTAAGGTACTCGTTGTAGTCTCCCGATTCAATGATACTCTCAATTTCATTTTTTATTTTAGACTTTTTTGCATTTATTACGTCATCCACTTGAGGTAGTTGTCCTTTTCTAATATCTGCCTTTGCTATTTTTTTAATGTAACTGAGTTTTCTATATTCCCCAGGTTCTATGAAAGTTATGGCAGTTCCTTGATTTCCTGCTCTTCCAGTTCTTCCTATTCTATGTACATAGGATTCAGGATCTTGTGGTAATGCATAATTTATTACGTGAGTTAAATTATTCACATCTATGCCCCTAGCTGCAACATCGGTAGCCACAAGGATGTTAATTCTCTGCCCCTTAAATTTTTTTAATATTCTTTCTCTTTGATACTGGGATATGTCACCATGTAAAGCCTCTGAATTATAGCCTTTCTCTATAAGCTTGTTTGCAACATTCTCTACATCGAGTTTTGTTCTACAAAATATAATTCCGTAAAACTCTTTTTCAATGTTAATGATTCTACACAGTGCTTCAAACTTATCTAAAGGAGATACTTCAAAATAAAGCTGTTCTGTTAAATTTGTGGTGAGCTGTTCCTTTTTTACAGATACAAGTTCATACTTTCCCATGTACCTTTTGGCAAGGGCCAATATTCTTTTTGGCATTGTAGCAGAAAATAGAAGCATCCTTTTGTTTGGATTTGTATTTCTTAAAATTTCTTCAATATCATCTATAAAACCCATATTTAACATTTCATCTGCTTCATCTAAAACTGCATATGATATGTTTTCCAGTTTTAAAGTTCCTCTGCTAATGTGGTCCAATACCCTTCCAGGAGTCCCTACTACAATATGAGCTCCTCTTTTTAACATTCTAATTTGTTCTCCTATTGACTGGCCCCCATATATCGGCAATATATTTAATCTTTTATTACCTTTTAAAGAGTTTAACTCTTCTGAAACCTGAATAGCCAATTCCCTAGTTGGAGTAAGGATAATGGCCTGAACAGTTCTTGACGTATCATCTATATTTTCAATTAATGGTATTCCAAATGCTGCAGTCTTTCCAGTACCTGTCTGAGCCTGCCCTACAACATCCAGTTCCCTGTTTAGAAGAAGTGGGATAGTTTTTTCTTGAATCGGCGTAGGTTTTTTAAAACCTTTCTTCTCTAATGCATTTAATATATTTTCTGATAAACCAAGTGCTCTAAATTCACTCAATGTTTCCATACTTATTCCTCTTTTCTTTCAATTTTAACTATTTTTGGAGCATGTAATTCAAATTCATCAAGGTAATTCGTATATTTTTCCTATTCAACAAATATGCCTGTGTTACTACAACTCCAATCTTTAAAAGAGAGTTAAGGCCCTAAAAACACAATAACCTATCTATTTTACATAATACTTTTAAAATATGTATATTGCATAAAATAGCATTATTTCCTATATTTTAGCTTAGACTTTTAAAAACTTCCAAACTTAAAATAGGTACTGGAAGTTTCCATGCTAAAAAAGATGAGAGACATGTGGGATATTAATCTTAATCTCTCAAATAATTGATTTTGAAAATTCTGTTTCCATCCATATCAATTGGTGTTTTTAAACCCTTAACTTTCTCTTTTGTACTATGCTGGCATCACTTATATATCTTTCTAATATGTTGTACTACAGCTCACTATAAAAACATGTGAACCATGTAATTACCAGTTTAGTTTTTAGATAATTCTTCATCTAAAACTTTACCCAATCGTTTAATCCCTTCCACTATTTTTTCTTCAGGCATGTTTGAGTAGTTTAGACGGAGAGTATTTTCATGTCCCTCATTCGGGAAAAATGGGCCCCCGGGTACAAACGCCACATTCTTTTCAAGCGATTTTACCAGCAACTTCCTTGCATTGATGTGTTCAGGGAGCTCTACCCATATGAATAATCCACCTTCTGGATATGTGTATTTTACATCCTGTGGGAAATACCTTTCAATAGCTTCAATCATCAAATCACGGCGTTTTTTATAAACTTTTTTAAGTTTTTCAATGTGTAATTCTAGATCATAAGTTTCCATGAATGCGTTGAGCTCTCTCTGTGACATTGAATTACTTTGAAGGTCTGCAGCCTGTTTTACTAAAACATACTTTTCTAAAACACTTTTATCTGCACATACCCAACCTATTCTTAGGCCCGGGCAGAAAGTTTTCGAAAATGTTCCTAGAAATACAACCCTTCCTTCTTTAT
Coding sequences within it:
- a CDS encoding SLC13 family permease → MKKALIIISIFALILGFVSVTFADTYTGVNAFNSKAIMTIIILIMVAVLFLTDALPLPITAMLAPITLSFPGIDILTSADAFKEFGNKWVVLFMAAFIIGEAVFKTGFADKVGRATVKAANASQLKLTILIMITIGFMSAFLSNTGTIAVFIPIVIGICASANIKPGKILMPMAFAASLGGTMTLVGTPPNAIVNSALESAGLEPFGFFEFAKIGAILFIAGVLYHALIGYRLLPDTDPITKSFENKRLEYRTEKMWISVAILVFVILMTATKMIPLVTAFMLGACLAVSTGCITMKEAFDSISWTTIFLFAGMIPLGTAMNTTGAAKLIADIVVSHVGSPIALLAATFIITAIVTNFMSNTATTVLMTPIGIALANGFGVNPEPIVIGIAMAASACFLTPIATPPNTIVLEYGGYKFIDYLKAGWILQVIVAILSITLIPIIWPF
- a CDS encoding 30S ribosomal protein S11; protein product: MSEKWGVVHIYASYNNTIIHVTDITGAETIAKISGGMIVRNQRDESSPYAAMQAAFKIADLIREKGIDHVHVKVRAAGGQKSKNPGPGAQAAIRALSRAGIRIGRIEDATPIPHDGTTPKRKNR
- a CDS encoding 30S ribosomal protein S13 encodes the protein MTQTEFRHRIRISKTDVEGQYPLEYVLQDIAGIGRAMAKAILRVTGLDGKQQAGYLSDEDVKKIEDVLLDPAKHGIPSWMFNRRKDVYSGVDKHLIETDLMLAVQEDITTMKKIRCYRGIRHELRLPCRGQRTRGSFRHGTTVGVKRRK
- a CDS encoding 30S ribosomal protein S4, yielding MGDPRRLSKKYDTPNHPWIGDRIKREHELCRKYGLVNKKEFWKMETKLRNYRGKARTLISDTTKQGAKEAVQLFNVLKRYGILSKEDPTLDDVLSLDVECILERRLQTLVFKKGLAKTPKQARQFIVHGHIAVNGRGVTSPSYLVPVSEEDTISYVPNSPLASENHPERTNAVSEEENQ
- a CDS encoding DNA-directed RNA polymerase subunit D, which codes for MINDVQKEKTKIGESLKFKLKAPLSFSSAVRRIMISEVPTYAVENVYIYENTSSMYDEVLAHRLGLIPIKGKPVSNDEVITFTLVKEGPCTVYSSDLKSEVGEVAFENIPIVKLSEGQKVELECEALVGIGKIHAKWQPCNVVYKQTDEDEVEFLVESFGNMDSEDILRSSVEILKNKAEIFLYELEGYELKDQ
- a CDS encoding DEAD/DEAH box helicase gives rise to the protein METLSEFRALGLSENILNALEKKGFKKPTPIQEKTIPLLLNRELDVVGQAQTGTGKTAAFGIPLIENIDDTSRTVQAIILTPTRELAIQVSEELNSLKGNKRLNILPIYGGQSIGEQIRMLKRGAHIVVGTPGRVLDHISRGTLKLENISYAVLDEADEMLNMGFIDDIEEILRNTNPNKRMLLFSATMPKRILALAKRYMGKYELVSVKKEQLTTNLTEQLYFEVSPLDKFEALCRIINIEKEFYGIIFCRTKLDVENVANKLIEKGYNSEALHGDISQYQRERILKKFKGQRINILVATDVAARGIDVNNLTHVINYALPQDPESYVHRIGRTGRAGNQGTAITFIEPGEYRKLSYIKKIAKADIRKGQLPQVDDVINAKKSKIKNEIESIIESGDYNEYLKLAQDMLNVDDAEKVLAALLKYSFQDELNKEKYNEIREVRTDKRRKNRPFHNNNRRRR